From a single Clupea harengus chromosome 24, Ch_v2.0.2, whole genome shotgun sequence genomic region:
- the taf5 gene encoding transcription initiation factor TFIID subunit 5 has protein sequence MAAVQDGPIESESDKETKTDALNDGAGNITGSSTGVLSSPPNATSSATGAAKPMAPPPPGPEDQQTLLAVLQYLKKNNLLESVDILRREAGLSDDEDSQGTDGSGSAANADEGGDANSLLNRVSIATPAPVAVPAAPPPKASGGEDQPDVNVVLSAYSQQGDPALYDTYYTGLKNFIESVLDCHRAELSQLFYPLFVHMYLELVYNNHEQEGKTFFDKFSGDQECYYQDDLRVLSSVSKREHMRGNETLLDFRTSKFVLRISRDSYQLLKRHLQERQNNQIWNIIQEHLYIDIFDGMPRSKSQIDSMSGSLAGEARREANKVKVFYGLLKEPEIEVPLDDEDEEAENEEGKPKKKKPKKDSMGNKSKKQDPNAPQQARIPLPELKDSDKLDKIMNLKEATKRIRLGPEALPSICFYSFLNAYQGLTAVDFTDDSSLIAGGFADSTVRVWSVTPKKLRRVKSAVDLNVIDKESDDVLERIMDDKTASESKVMYGHTGPVYGISFSSDRNYLLSSSEDGTVRLWSLQTYTCLVGYKGHNYPVWDTQFSPFGYYFISGGHDRVARLWATDHYQPLRIFAGHLGDVTCTQFHPNSNYVATGSADRTVRMWDVLNGNCVRILTGHKGPIHSLAFSPNGKFLASGATDGRVLLWDIGHGLMIGDLKGHTDTVYALKFSRDGEILASGSMDNTVRLWNAYKAFDDVETDDFTSATGHIHLPENSHELLLGTYMTKSTPVIHLHFTRRNLLLTAGAYNPQ, from the exons ATGGCGGCTGTGCAAGACGGGCCGATAGAGTCGGAGAGTGATAAGGAAACAAAGACAGATGCGTTGAACGATGGAGCTGGAAATATCACAGGTAGTTCGACGGGAGTTCTGTCTTCGCCGCCCAATGCAACCTCCTCAGCCACAGGCGCCGCGAAACCCATGGCGCCGCCGCCGCCTGGACCCGAGGACCAGCAAACATTGCTAGCCGTGCTGCAGTACCTCAAGAAAAACAACTTGTTGGAATCAGTGGATATTTTGCGTCGAGAAGCAGGCCTATCAGATGATGAAGACTCGCAGGGCACTGACGGATCAGGTTCTGCAGCGAATGCTGACGAAGGTGGGGACGCAAACTCCCTTCTTAACCGGGTGTCCATCGCTACCCCAGCCCCCGTAGCAGTTCCTGCCGCGCCGCCCCCCAAAG cAAGCGGAGGGGAGGACCAGCCAGACGTAAATGTTGTCCTGTCAGCGTACAGTCAGCAGGGGGACCCAGCTCTGTATGACACCTATTACACCGGTCTGAAGAACTTCATAGAGTCAGTATTGGATTGCCACCGAGCCGAGCTTTCACAGCTTTTCTACCCACTCTTCGTTCACATGTACTTGGAGCTGGTCTACAACAACCATGAGCAGGAGGGAAAAACTTTTTTTGATAA gttcAGCGGCGACCAGGAGTGCTACTACCAGGACGACCTGCGCGTGCTCTCGAGCGTCAGCAAGCGGGAGCACATGCGCGGCAATGAGACGCTGCTGGACTTCCGCACCAGCAAGTTCGTGCTGCGCATCTCGCGCGACTCCTACCAGCTGCTCAAGCGCCACCTGCAGGAGAGGCAGAACAACCAGATCTGGAACATCATCCAGGAGCACCTGTACATCGACATCTTCGACGGCATGCCGCGCTCCAAGAGCCAGATCGACAGCATGTCCGGCAGCCTGGCTGGGGAGGCCCGCAGGGAGGCCAATAAAGTCAAG gtGTTCTACGGCCTCCTGAAAGAGCCCGAGATCGAAGTGCCTTTGgacgatgaggatgaggaggcagAGAACGAGGAAGGCAAAcccaagaagaagaagcccAAGAAGGACAGCATGGGCAACAAGAGCAAGAAGCAGGACCCCAACGCCCCTCAGCAGGCCAG AATCCCTCTCCCGGAGCTGAAAGACTCCGACAAGCTGGACAAAATCATGAACTTGAAGGAAGCCACCAAACGGATCCGCCTGGGTCCCGAAGCCCTGCCCTCCATCTGCTTCTACTCCTTCCTCAACGCCTACCAG GGCCTGACTGCAGTGGACTTCACAGATGACTCCAGTCTAATAGCAGGGGGCTTTGCTGACTCCACCGTCAGAGTGTGGAGCGTCACCCCGAAAAAGCTACGGAGAGTCAAGTCTGCAGTCG ACCTGAATGTGATCGATAAGGAGTCGGACGACGTGCTGGAGCGTATAATGGACGATAAGACAGCGAGCGAGTCCAAGGTCATGTATGGTCATACTGGACCAGTGTATGGCATCAGCTTCAGTTCGGACAG GAACTACCTGTTGTCCAGCTCGGAGGATGGCACAGTGAGACTATGGAGTCTTCAGACCTACACGTGTTTAGTCGGCTACAAAGGACACAACTACCCTGTTTGGGACACACAGTTCTCTCCTTTCGGGTACTACTTCATCTCTGGAGGACACGACCGAGTAGCTCG GCTATGGGCCACCGACCACTACCAGCCTCTGCGCATATTTGCGGGGCATCTGGGTGATGTCACCTGCACCCAATTCCACCCTAACTCAAACTATGTGGCCACGGGTTCGGCTGATCGTACCGTTCGCATGTGGGACGTCCTGAACGGCAACTGTGTTCGCATACTCACTGGACACAAG GGGCCCATACACTCCTTGGCCTTCTCTCCGAACGGTAAGTTCCTGGCCTCGGGAGCCACGGACGGCCGCGTGCTGCTGTGGGACATCGGCCACGGCCTGATGATCGGGGACCTGAAGGGCCACACCGACACCGTCTACGCCCTCAAGTTCAGCCGCGACGGGGAGATCCTCGCTTCAG GTTCCATGGACAACACAGTTCGCCTGTGGAATGCCTACAAGGCGTTTGACGACGTGGAGACAGACGACTTCACCTCAGCCACAGGTCACATCCACCTGCCTGAGAACTCCCATGAGCTCCTGCTGGGCACCTACATGACCAAGTCCACGCCAGTCATCCACCTTCACTTTACACGACGCAACCTCCTACTGACGGCAGGGGCCTATAATCCTCAATGA
- the atp5md gene encoding ATP synthase membrane subunit DAPIT, mitochondrial: MGGHDAGTQHQFTGFAKYFNAWTITGRRNCVLLTYASIATIALFFKLKPKKEKAIKG; encoded by the exons ATGGGCGGACACGATGCAGGAACGCAGCACCAGTTTACTGGCTTTGCCAAGTACTTCAACGCATGGACCATCACAGGCAGGAGGAAC TGTGTCCTTCTAACATATGCAAGCATAGCTACCATTGCCCTCTTCTTCAAGCTGAAGCCCAAGAAGGAGAAGGCCATCAAGGGCTAG